The window CGAAGCATACGGACAACCTCACCTTCGTCGATCTGCACCTTGATAGAAGTTCGGGCACGCCGCTTCACCGCCAGATGTACGCCCAAATACGGGACCTGATCGTCGAGGGGAGACTGACCGCCGGCCGTTCGTTGCCGTCATCCCGGGCGATCGCTTCGACGTTCGACGTATCGCGAAGCACGGTCGTCGTCGCGTTCGAGCAGCTCGCTATGGAAGGCTACGTCAGCGGACGGGTCGGCGATGC of the Candidatus Eremiobacteraceae bacterium genome contains:
- a CDS encoding GntR family transcriptional regulator is translated as MSKHTDNLTFVDLHLDRSSGTPLHRQMYAQIRDLIVEGRLTAGRSLPSSRAIASTFDVSRSTVVVAFEQLAMEGYVSGRVGDA